GTTTGTATCGTATTGTTCGCGTTGCTGGTCATTCTGGTCGTGTACCAGGTAGTCATTCGTTCGTTCGGTGGTGGTAACGCGTGGACCGAGGCGATGGCGCGGATCATTTTCATTTGGCAGGGCATTATTGGTGCCGCGTATGTCATTGGTGAGAATGATGATGTCGCGATCGATTTCTTGGTTCGGAAGTTCCCGGCCGCGGTCGTGAAGTTCTTCGAGATCTTGGCGCACTCGATCGTGGGGTTCTTCGCGGTCTGGATCATGATCATGGGCGGGTGGGAACTCGCGTCGTCGGCGTTCGATCAGACGGTGGAGTTGTTGCCGTTCTCCCAGGGCCAGATCTACATGATCTTGCCTCTCGCGGGTGCTCTTATCGCGATCTACTGCGTCTTGCACATCATCAAGACGGTCACTTCGGATGTGAAGGAACTCCTTCCGGAAGAAGACATTGATATTGCATCCCTGCAGGAAGAGGGCATCTGATTATGAGTGACGCAGCACTTGTCGCCATCATCTTGGTGGTGGGCATGTTCGGGCTGATGGCGATCGGCGTGTCGGTGTCGGTATCGATCGGTCTGCCCTCGGCGATCTGTCTGGTCATCTTGATGGGCCACGATTCGGGTATTTTCACCTCGGCTCAAAAGATCTACAACGGTGTCGACTCGTTCGCGCTGCTGGCGATCCCCCTGTTCGTGTTGGCTGGGGCGATCATGAACCAAGGCGGTATCGCGTCTCGGCTCATCGAGTTCGCGAAAGCCCTGGTCGGGCCGATGCCCGGAGCGCTGGCTCAAACCAACTGTGTGACGAACATGTTGTTCTCCACGATCTCGGGATCCTCCCTGGCGTGCGCGTCGGCGGTCGGGGCGATCATGAGCCCCGAAATGGAAAAAGACGGCTACGACATGAGCTGGGCTGCCGCGGTCAACATCGCGTCCGCGCCGGCCGGGATGATGATCCCCCCGTCGAACACCGTGATCGTGTACGCGCTGGTCTCCCAGGCCTCGGTCGGCGCACTGTTCCTGGCCGGCTACATTCCCGGAATCTTGTGGATCGCGACCTGCATGGTGCTGGTCTTCTTGTACGCGCGGAAACGTCCCGAACTCAAAGGTAAAGGCTTCCCGCCCTTCAAAGACGGCATGCGCGCGTTCTTGCGGGCCCTGCCCAGCCTCGGCCTGATCGTGGTCGTCATCGGCGGTATCATCACCGGTATCTTCACCGCGACCGAAGGCGCGGCCGTGGCCGTGTCCTACGCGCTGATCTTGTCCCTGGTCTACCGCACCGTGAAAATCCGCGACATTCC
The Brooklawnia propionicigenes DNA segment above includes these coding regions:
- a CDS encoding TRAP transporter large permease translates to MSDAALVAIILVVGMFGLMAIGVSVSVSIGLPSAICLVILMGHDSGIFTSAQKIYNGVDSFALLAIPLFVLAGAIMNQGGIASRLIEFAKALVGPMPGALAQTNCVTNMLFSTISGSSLACASAVGAIMSPEMEKDGYDMSWAAAVNIASAPAGMMIPPSNTVIVYALVSQASVGALFLAGYIPGILWIATCMVLVFLYARKRPELKGKGFPPFKDGMRAFLRALPSLGLIVVVIGGIITGIFTATEGAAVAVSYALILSLVYRTVKIRDIPRILLTATRTASVVIFLIGLSSIMSYAMVFANIPNLIADWLTSFTDSSVVFLLIMAVILLIIGIPLDATPAVLIFTPIFLPIAVQYGVHPVHLGMMMMFNMGLAIISPPSAPVLFVGARVAGKKVEDVIGPLMPFFGALIVMLLIVQYVPALSLWLPTAAGMITPA
- a CDS encoding TRAP transporter small permease — encoded protein: MKAFSVFQRVVDAILRWVCIVLFALLVILVVYQVVIRSFGGGNAWTEAMARIIFIWQGIIGAAYVIGENDDVAIDFLVRKFPAAVVKFFEILAHSIVGFFAVWIMIMGGWELASSAFDQTVELLPFSQGQIYMILPLAGALIAIYCVLHIIKTVTSDVKELLPEEDIDIASLQEEGI